GGTACCCGCGCCGGCATTCGCACCCATACTCGGCTCCAAATGCACATCCGTCGACTCAAACTGCTGCCACAACGCATCCACCTCGGGATCGACTTCCCTCCTCGACCTCGAGAGAGAAGGGTCGTACCTCTGATGAAGGGCTGTTGCAAAACTCCTCTGTTGGTCTTGCTGGCTCTCGCTCTGGGTTTGGATTGGAGTCTGACCCCAAGACCCCGATCGAGGTGGGGAAGACGCTATCCCAGGTTGGGGGTACGCCACCGGGAAATTTTGCTCAAACTCCACCGCCGACCTTGCCAACGCCAATTCCAACTCcctatcctcttccaccccaCCGCGCACAAACGCGCTCGGTACGCTCCTGACACTCTGTAGCTCCTCTGCCGTTTTTGACCGTTCGGCCTTTTCCCATTTTTGTTTTGCCCGATCTTCCTTTCGCACCTTGTCTCTGCGTTTTTGTCTACGCGCTTTGAGAGGTTGCTCGAATTGGGCCAGGATGGTAGAGGAGACAAGTTCGGCCAGATTGGTTTCAACAAAGACAATTTCGGAGccgagaggaagatgagagaggTATTTGCACCGTTTACGGAGATCGTCGTTAATCGTCCCAGGATCATAGCCCGTTGTTTCAAAGGTCATgctggaaggaaagagattgTATGATCCATAGTGGGCGAGCAACATGCGGATGTCGAGTGGATGTAAGAATACATTTGCGCCAAGGGAGGATTGATAAAAGTAGTATGACGGAGCAGGAGGGACAGACTGAGGAGGTGGAACAGGGTTAAGTCGGCGACGAGATTTTTTATCTCGAGGCATGGGTGGCATCGGGTTCGGTTCGACAGGGAGATTTGGAGGGATATTTATATTGGCAGAGTTATCAAATGTAGTTTGTTGGTTCGCAAGGAATTCCACAGGGACCGCTCCAATGTCTTGCTGTTTCTCTCGCTTCATCCGTTCttgctctttcctttccctctccttctgttgctctttctctttcttaTCCCCGCCGATCGCCGAACTCCAcgcctctcttccttttctctcagACCTTCTAACCAACTCCGtctcaagctcttctttcaccttgATCATCTGCCGCTCAACCTTGTCCATCGCAGCCTTGACAAACACCCTTCCCAGCTCATCCCCTCTTAGCAGTTCCCACTCTCCCCCCAACTCTTTCATCTCCCGTTCTAGTTCCTTGCCCATATACTCAGGTGTAGCCAGCATGTACCGGCTATAAGTGATAATATCGGGCAAGAAATACCACGGTGCGGTGTGCGGGGGTACAGCGTCGGAAGGCCAggtcgaagaggaaggcaaaGCAAGAGTAGTCATCTGGGGACGTTGAATCAAGCGCATGTGAAGTCGATGTCGTTTGTCATGACGATCTCCCGAATCGAGccttttggcttcttcgAGTGAAGCTTCGAAGGCGTCACTGGTGGCATGCGTGGAAGACTCTAACATTGCCTCTGCGTCGAGATACTTTACACTCTTGAGCGCATTTGACTGGACCATATCTCCACATATCGGACATTTCGCAGATTTCGGAATGTCAGAGAGTTGGATGTAGTGTAGAATACAGGGAAAGCAGAAGATCTGATCGGTGTCAGCGTAACCCCTTCTAGAAATAAACAACACTTACATGTCCACacttcgtcatcctcccTGCCACTGGTTTGCCCAAGCAAATAGGGCACATCCTCCCccgcttctcctcctccatccgccgccgccgctctgctgcttcctcgcccatctcctccaaatcATGTGATGTATAACCACCTTCAGCATGCGGCTCGGATACATACCCTTGAGCTACTGACAGCGCGCTGAACGTCGGGACAAGTATCTGCAAGATGTTGGGCCAGTGTAACGATCTACCATACACGTGAGACTACGTTCTACAGCCAAGTGGCAACTTACATATCTGGATCAGCGAAATGCGCTCCATAAGACAACGCCTCGCTCGGTTTTAAGACAAACTTGAATGAAGCATTGAGGTACTTTTCTCTACTCAATACCCCACCTCGCCAGCCCTCGCCACCTTTCCTGCTCCTGCGTGGTGGACCAGGGACGCCAGAGCCGGGGACACCCGCGCCTGATCTTGCGCGTggcggaagagagaagTTCAGCCATGACGCCGGGTCGGAGTCCATGTTGAGGAGAGGTTTGGAGCGAGATTGAGGATGGGTTGAGGGTGGCATTGTAAGGGTAGAAAGAGGTtatgagaagaaagaggagttGAAGAACATTACCAGATACAGGAGTGAGCAAGGAGTGGAGGGAATGTGGTTGGTTGTGGTGGAGTACTCCTACGGTAGTAGGCGGTTTGTAATAATGCACGTGTGCGGTTCAAATTGTTTATTACAAAATAATTGATTCCGTTAATGCTTCCAGGTGGAATTTGATTACAAAAAACCACCATTTCCACCGGCATCGCCGTTGTTATTATGGTTGCTGTTTACCTGATGATGAGCGTTTTGAATTGAAACTTCAGACCGGCCACTGTTCCTTGTTGTTCGTTCATGTTTAGTCTAGGATCACCTACCGACGGCGGTTAGCAAATTTTTCAATGTTCTTCCCACGTCTCCAACTTGACACGCCCACAGTCTTGAGTGACTTTCCATCTGGTAAGTAATCGACATCATTAGGCTCGTCATATTAAAAAGTAACCAGTGAATCTGAAATCTGAGATATATCACATAATGTAGCTAAGAAATACATTTGACAGAAAACTCTTCATTAGTATAACGGTTAGTATAACCGCTTCTCAGTATCTGGATCTTCCAGTCATGTTCGCGGTAGACCAGGGTTCAACTCCCTGATGGAGAATTATCTTTTTTCTGTACATATTTGTTACATATGTTCGGTTGGTCCTGCCACTTTTTGCTCCGCCACCATTACAAAATGTAACAACAATCAACCAACACGCTTGAAAGCGTGGTCCTCCCAGCCACTCAGTGGTATTCGTAAGAGTGGTATTCGTAAGTATCGAAGCTGCAGTATGACTGAGTACCCAGAAAAATATCCAAGTATACGCATGCCTGGCAAAACCAGACAAACACCTGGGGTCCCTGAGAAACCGATCTAAAAAAATACTGAAAGAACATAATAATTAAATAAGTAAATTTGAAATGGATTTGGGGATATTATTATTTGTGACAAGATCTGTTGACACCAAAAACTCTCTTTTTCCGTACACCGGACCTGCGACCGTCTTCGTATTTGCATAACTATTCTTTGTTGCGTTGTTGTCGAAATGATGGTACAAGGCCAGCAGAAAGCATGACTAGTGTTGTGGGCAGACGTCACACGACCGACGTTTGCCATTTTGCCAGACAAAAGCACTTTTGCCGGGGGATGAGCAAGAACGTTGATATTTTGGGCGCAGGCCAGATCTAAAATAGGGGATGAACGAATTTCGGTCGAGACGGAAGGACCGCAGGCTTGGCTCGTCGTCCGTCGGTCATAAAGCAGGATTGTTGCATAATGGGGACCCGTGAAGATCGACTCTAGAAAACCCCCATACACCTACCGTACATCCATTGCACCTGCGTTCTGACCACCAATAAGCAGCGCCTATACCCGGTACACAAGACCGCAACCAACACCAATCGCATCCGTGCCCATTGCAGATCTGGCACTCCTTTCAATCAACTGTCACCATTGGAAAGAATGCACTTATCGCACATAGCCCATCTCTGGCGGCAAAGCAACAGAAGATCCTCAAGAGGTGTGAATTTAGGATGTATAAATACTACCCTATCGatcatcctcaaagtcCCCATTGCTGTCTCGTCGTTCAGTTTTAGTCAACATATTGTGGGCGTCGTCTCTTAATACCACGCTCTGCCTTGGATCCTAGTATCTACGTACGCTACAACAATCTACCATGTGGTCCAAAGTAGTAACGACTGCTTTGTTGGCTATCGCTCTGGGTTCGGTCATCGAAGCCGCCAGTGATCCCTCCGCTCTGCGTGGTCGAGGACCAGCCGCTCTTGCCGCAAAAGAGGCTAAAAAGGAGGCTCCCGCTAACAACGCGTCGAATAGTGACGCGTCGAAAATGGAAAAATGCCGTGCACTCCTGGAGAGGCACCCAAAAAGGAAGTTTTACAACAACAGAACTTCCGGTATGTAGCTCTTTCTCTACTGACTACCAAAGTCCTTACAGTCTATTTCAGAATTCCTCATCGAATCACTTCCTGAGGTCCCATTCGACCTTGGTGAGGTTTACAGCGGCCTCATACCTATCGATTACAACAACCAGTCGGAAGCCCTTTTCTTCGTTTTCCAGCCGAAATTGGGAGAAGACTCCGATGATCTCACAATTTGGCTCAACGGTGGTCCCGGATGTAGCTCTCTAGAGGGATGGTTCCAAGAGAACGGTTTATGGACTTGGCAACCTGGAACGTATGCGCCTGTTATCAACCCCTACTCATGGGTAAATTTGACCAACATGCTCTGGTGAGTCTTTTTCACCAACTCAGTTCAATACGAGCCTTATTTGTGGTGTAGGGTAGAGCAACCTATTGGCACTGGGTTCTCAATCGGTACGCCTAAGGCTacgacagaagaagagattgcCCAGGACTTTATCAAATGGTTCAAGAACTTCCAGGATACCTTTGGAATCAAAAATTTTAAAATTTATGTCACAGGAGAATCATATGCAGGTCGCTATGTACCCTATATCGGCGCGGCAATGTTGGACGCGCAAGACAAAACATATTACAATCTTTCTGGTAAGTGGTAATGCATTTCCAGCGTAGCATTGTATTGAATCAAATAGGGGCCCTTATGTACGACCCTACTATCGGCGAATCTGTCTTTGTGCAAGAACAGATCACTACTTATCCTTTTGTCGAAGCCAATGCCAACCTTTTCAACTTTAACAAAACTACCATGGCTGAATTGAAAGATCTTCACGAGTTCTGCGGCTACAAGGAATATATCGAGAGGTACCTTACGTTTCCTCCGACTGAAAACCAGCCGCCTCTGTTTTTCGATTACTATGATTTCGATAACATAACGTGTGCCATCTTCGACATCGTCAATAATATGGCTTTACGGATCAACCCTTGTTTCGACATTTATGAAATTGTGAGCTGAAATAAATGATTACCTTTTGGGTCTTGTCACTAATCGTGATTGTATACAGAATCTCATGTGCCCTCTCCTGTGGGACGTCCTCGGTATGCCTACTCAGCTCAGCTATGCCCCTGGTGGCATCTACTTCAACAGATCTGACGTTAAAGCCGCTATTCACGCTCCCGAACATATTGACTGGACTGCTTGTGCAACCAGGGCGGTCTTTGTTGGAGGCATAGAACAAGGACCTCAAGGTAGGGGTGACTTGTCATTGGATCCTATCCAAAAGGTCTTGCCTCAAGTTATCGAGGCTACGAATAGGGTCTTGATAAGTAATGGTGACTATGGTAAGTTTTACTGTTCAAACAAATCTTACACACTTCTGAATTTCGTTCCAGATATGGTCATTATCACCAATGGCACCCTTCTTGCTATTCAGAATATGACTTGGAATGGATATCTTGGGTTCCAGTCACCCCCCTCGGAAGACATCTTTATCGATATTGTCGACACCCAGTGGTCATCTATCTTTGAGAGTAACGGCTTCGATGGATACCCCGGTCCTCAGGGTGTGATGGGCATTCAGGTGAGTCCCCACTACATGTTCTGATACAATAAAATACTGACACATCAGTCTAGCACTATGAGCGAGGTCTTATGTGGGCTGAAACTTTTCAATCAGGCCACATGCAGCCTCAATACCAACCGCGATCTTCTTATAGGCACCTGCAGTGGCTCCTTCGTCATGTAGACAGACTCTAAAAATCTCTTCTATCCACCTGGGTTTTGACTGGTTAGTCCTCCAAGCTGCAGTGCAGTTCATTTTGAAAGCTTAGGAAAATTACTATTGGAATGGAAGCGAAGATTATGCAAGTTGTTTTATCCTCGATCGGGCATGGCGAACATTTTGTTTCTTGTTATAATTATGGCGTTGTAACCGTCGATACATGTCTTATCCGTTATGGGGCATACTGCAGGGTCCTTGCGGTAGTTCTCAGCACGATAACAACTTACTCATCATTGGCATCCCATGCAGCCGGTAGAAACCTGCACTAAGGATTGATAATGATAGCGATGCAGTAACAATAAATAACGCACTTCCAGGAAGATACAACGAAACTGCCGGGCACTGAACATCATCCATTATTATCCACCGTCGAATGCTACGTGAGATGAACAGGTAATAGGTTGAAAGTTCAGGATCCGTCAGTAACAGTAGTTTAATAGAGTGACTAGTTGGAATTATCAATTGTCCACCCAATTATCGCTGCTGCCCTTGATAACCAGAAACCAGATGAGACAGGAACAACGGCATCAGCagacggaagaggatttTTAAGAGGATTTTTAACCGAAGTGACGGGAACCGATTCAAGAAAGTTGAGGCTTGATGAGGCTCATGCGAACTCACAAACTTACGTAACAGTTTACCCAGATCCCCGATGAGATGACGTCCAGGCTGGCCTCCACTTGTGTTCGTCGTCTCCCACCAGCGCTATCTTTGTTGTTGATTCATTCGATCTTTGCCTTGATTAATTATATTTCCTTCAGCTACTAACAAAAGTACACATATACAAGATGCCTATCAGATACATTAGTCAGAAACTCGCTCAGCAAGTATGTCTGGTCACCATAGTGGTCGTTAGCTGTACAAACCCTCCCGCTGACCTTACGTTTGGGATACCTAGATCGATGTGGAGCTCATGTCAGCTTCTGGAGCCTTCTCCCTTGATCAGGTAAGTCTCCTCATCACATTTTACCTCTCCATTCCATTTGACCGTAAGGAAAATGAATCGAAGTTCTGAATGATACGTTGAAAATGGGTCGAGAATGTGTCTGACACCTCGTTGCAGTTGATGGAGCTTGCTGGTCTCTCATGTGCGCAGGCTTTGGCGAAGAGTTTTCCGCCCACGAAACATAAGCATGTGATGGTTGCTTGTGGGCCTGGTAATCAGGTACGAGTGCCACTTTGTTCTTTGCGTCGAAACTTGGCTTTGGCTGATCAAACTACTTTGCTGTAGGGTGGAGACGGCCTCGTAGCGGCTCGACATTTGCACCATTTCTCATATACCCCAACCGTCTACCTCCCTAAACCCTCTTCCAAAGACTTTCTCCAACGCCTTGTCAAACAGTGCGAAAACCTCAATATCCCAATCCTCAAAGACGTTGACGCCTTTCAAACCGAACTCGCTAAATCCGACGTCATTCTCGACGCCATTTTTGGATTCTCCTTCCAGCCGCCATTGAGGAAGCCTTTTGATCAAGTGTTGAAAGCGATCAAAGGTGTATCAAAAAAGATCCCGATAGTTTCGGTGGATATTCCCTCGGGATGGTCGGTGACGGATGGTCCGCAGCCGCTTTggacggaggaggatgataagggggggaaggagatgatagAGACATTTGAGCCGGAGGTGCTTGTAAGTTTGACGGCGCCGAAAGAGGGAGTGAAAGCGTTTAAAGGGCAGCATTGGCTTGGAGGAAGGTTTGTTCCAGAGTGAGTTctttcttttgtttttcatTTTTGCATTGCAACTCGGAGTGAAAAAGAGATAGATGGGCTAATGAGTATGGTAGCGAGCTGGGCAAGAAGCACGAGCTTAATATTCCACCTTACGAAGGGATCGATCAAGTTGTCGAGCTTCCTCGTAATCACTGAATCCAGCGCTCGAAGCTGTAAATCCATTACAAGCTTGTATGTGGAGGGGGGTGACATGTGAAGTTGTACAGATAATCTGAGAATaatggatgaagaaataAACAGTACAGTATTTACTTTTCTGATATACTTGATGCGTAAAGATGAATAAATTGTCTGTCTTACAAAGTTGATGTCTTGAGATGGATGGCGTGGAaatgagagaagatgggatgaAGGTCTATTTTCCGTTGCATTGATTTGAAGCCCATATTCCTCCGTTACATGATATCTTTTCATACCACCGATTGAATTCGAGTTTAGATTTTCGCCTTGGcactttcttcctcctgcttCAATCTTTTCAAAGCTTTCTTCCCTGCGGGCCTACATCATAGTAAAAAGATTGAAAAGCCGTTAGCACAGCTAGCTCTTGAACAAAGGGATGGACCACAGAATGGTTGAATGCTGTGGTGGGTCTAGAGAGCTGAACTTACCTGGAAAGTACAGTGTCGTACCATTTCTTCAAGTTGGGACCGACTTTGAATCCCATATCAGCTCGCGACCCACcgaggaaggagttgaTGGCGAAGAACATCATGAACTAGGTTAATGATGGTCAGTTCTATCTACCTGTTGGTTCGTTCGTTTGGTGTTGGACGGATCGTAATCATTGTATGTTATAGAAAGGGGCAGGAGCTTACATCGCCCTCTCCGGGCTTGGAGGTACcggagaagaatggagcATCTTGTTTGGCGAGGAAATTCTCTGCCtatggaaagaaaagttAGTAGCGCATTGATGAAAGCTTGTGTTGTAAGGGGACATACAAAGTCGATAGTAGACTGAATGTTAGGTCGGAAGTACCCATCCTACACGATAGAAATTAGCCGAGAATATCAGAAGGCTTGAAAATTGACCCACTTGGAGCCAAGAAGAGTATTTTTGgatccccttcttctcatcctctgaCATCTCCGGCAACCCAGGTACTTTCCCCGACAACCACCCTTGGGATGTCGCACCAACAGTCGCCATCCCTTGTAAGAGATTCATCATACTCGCTTCTGCGAAATGGCTCCAAAACACATCATCATTAGTGTTCTCTACCTGAACATCAATCTCTCCCTTTTGAGCGGCTTGCTGGACCtcgggaagagagaggagagtgtGAATGATATATGCTGATTCGGTGAGGAGCTTGTCGTCAAGAATCAAGGCTGGGGCGCGGCCAAGAGGGGACACTTTatgaagggaaggaggagctgaGCGAGTGGGGAGACGGAAGTGGACTCGAACGTCGTATGGGAGGTTGAGTTCCTCGAGAGTCCAGACTAGATGCTGTTAGCCTTGCGCAAGGAGTAACgagacgaagaatggaaatGGACGTACAGATCCTGTCTGAGCGGGAGAGGtcgaggtggtggagggtgATTTGGTGAGGCATTGTGGAATATAATGGGATGAGACAAGGTAAATGTAGGAATGGATTGAAACACGCTGCAACTGAGCCATGCCACCCCGTCATCGCAAACGACTCGACAGTTACCGGGGGCCGACGGGCGAGTGCGTCACACGGTGGAGCATCTGCTGATGACATCATCACTTTGCCACAGAAAAGTGGAGTAGGCTGTTATCTCCGCTCCCACAGCCTCCACTTTCGGACACCGCGAGTTTGAAAACAGCGAAAAGTTTGTTCTCGTCCGTCTGAACGAGAAATGAGATCTTTTAATAATTAAATAAGAACAAGCCGGTTCACTTCGCTTCAAGGATATAAAAAATTATAGCGTTCTTACAAGGACAAAAATTAATAATTCTCCATCAGGAAGTTGAACCTGGTCTACCGCGAACAGGACTGGAAGATTCAGACACTGAGAAGCGGTTATACTCTAACCGTTATACTGAAGAGTTGTTGTTAATAAATAAGCGCAAGTTTGTATAATACTCTATAGCTTAGTTATTTTTGGTTGCATTTTGATCCCACGTGTTGGTTACTATGAGAATGCATCAAAGTATATTTGGCAGGTGGGCATGTCGAGGGTAAGATATGCAAAAGTATTACAAGGACAAGCTGTTGGAcggcgttgttgttgggAGACCAAAGACAGACGACGGAGCGATGATCAAAACTAGAAGTCCGTCGGCGCTGATTTTTGGACTTTGCaacatatatatattcTGCCTTTTTACTCTTTCCTTGTTGCTCATAATAACACTACCTCCCTAGTATATCCCATTAGATGCTGGGAAGGACATCCAATACTCTTCGTGCTGTACCTCGCTGCGCCCCCCAATTAGGGAGAACTGTAGCACCAGCGCACGCCGTTTCCCGACCTCTTCTTGCCTTTAGCTTTTCGACATCTCGGAAAATCGATCATCCACATCATGCGCAGATTATTCCATCACTGAGGAATTACGCGACCGAAGCTTCCACTGTAGACACAACGATAGAGCCGAAAGTTGTCCAGGAGGACGCTagtcaagaagaggaggccACAGAGGATGTCCTAATACCGCAATTATCCTCATGGACCGTGAGTGCTTTCTCTCGTTTTTGCCATTAGTAAGACAAACTGTAGAGCTGACCAAAGATATAGGGGCTGGGCGTATCCCTTCCTATACTGAAACAACTTGCGAAGGGCTTTCCGCATGTGCAGGACCCTACCCCTGCACAGCGGCTCTTCCTTTTGGCGGTGCTTTCAGGAAATGAAGTCTATCTGAGAGATGCGATGGGGCGTGGCAAGTAGGTCTTGATACTGTAATAGGGAGACGCTGTCGGTATGCGCTAATTCATTTATTTAGGACACTGGCTTTAGCAATAGCTGCTTTGGAACTCGCCCTACGTCCATCACCCCGGGGTAAAAGCAAAGGTAATAGCCCAAAAGTCATGATTCTCGTCCCAACTCCTCACCTCGCCCATCAAATCTTCTCCCACCTGCAAACGCTTTCACCAtactcctcttcatcctcttcctcgcctctGTTTTCCTTGCTCAGTCCCAAGACGTTATTGGCAAAAGGCGAAAAGTCCCCCGCATGGGCGTTACCCGATACGccaatcatcatctccaccgCCAAGATTGCCGTGCAATTCAACCTCGACACACCCCAACTCACTCACATTTTCCTGGACGAACCAGATACTATGGTTGGATCCCTCCCCTCTCGACACGCAACTTCTCGGGACCTCTACCGACACCCTCTGATCCGTCACCCCCCACCTATTGTACACGCCATAACCCAGCTTTTGGGGATCACGATCACCCGTGATGGAACGTTAGATTTTGCCAAGAGACGGAATGGGATCAACACTGTTTGGACGAGTGCAACGATGGGTAGGGAGTTTAAGCGGTTTGTCAAGACCCGTGGGTGGGTACGGAGAGGTAATAGAGTTGTGGATCTGGATTTCTCGCCATCGGCGTCGGATAATAAAAGATTGATTAGAGAGAGGTTGTTACAGGCGATCGGCGTATCTCCCAATGACGGCCCACAGTTGGGTAAATCCGCCAAAGGAAAGGGGGAGaaaaaagggcaagaacaaaaagaacCGGAACATCATGTCATTCTCATAGACCATGAGACAGGCGATTTTGCACCTCTAACCCCTACGTCTGACCTTACAGGCTTCACGTCCCAACCAAAAGATCAGCTggcttcctcgtcatcctcatcgcAAGGCTACATCCTCGAAACCCTGGCTCTGCTTCACGCTACGtcccctcctccgccgGGAAAATACGCGCTCGCCCTCCCTCCGGAGGGTACGTCTCTCGATCAACTCGGAGAGGCGTTGGCTTCGCTTGGCGTGTCTACTTCGCTCCTCACGCCGGAAGTGTTAAGAATCGGTATCCCGCCCGTGGCGGAAGGTGTGGCACCGCCCATTTTGCTTGCGGCGAGATCGTCTGTAACAGGTTTACATCTGCCACAGCTGCAGACAGTGTATATGTTGGGAGGGCTAGATGTGCAAGGATTGTCGCAAgcgcagaggaagaataaGGGGGTAGGGGAGAGAATGGGATTTTACGATACTGT
The genomic region above belongs to Cryptococcus neoformans var. neoformans JEC21 chromosome 4 sequence and contains:
- a CDS encoding alkylbase DNA N-glycosylase, putative gives rise to the protein MPPSTHPQSRSKPLLNMDSDPASWLNFSLPPRARSGAGVPGSGVPGPPRRSRKGGEGWRGGVLSREKYLNASFKFVLKPSEALSYGAHFADPDISLHWPNILQILVPTFSALSVAQGYVSEPHAEGGYTSHDLEEMGEEAAERRRRMEEEKRGRMCPICLGKPVAGRMTKCGHIFCFPCILHYIQLSDIPKSAKCPICGDMVQSNALKSVKYLDAEAMLESSTHATSDAFEASLEEAKRLDSGDRHDKRHRLHMRLIQRPQMTTLALPSSSTWPSDAVPPHTAPWYFLPDIITYSRYMLATPEYMGKELEREMKELGGEWELLRGDELGRVFVKAAMDKVERQMIKVKEELETELVRRSERKGREAWSSAIGGDKKEKEQQKERERKEQERMKREKQQDIGAVPVEFLANQQTTFDNSANINIPPNLPVEPNPMPPMPRDKKSRRRLNPVPPPQSVPPAPSYYFYQSSLGANVFLHPLDIRMLLAHYGSYNLFPSSMTFETTGYDPGTINDDLRKRCKYLSHLPLGSEIVFVETNLAELVSSTILAQFEQPLKARRQKRRDKVRKEDRAKQKWEKAERSKTAEELQSVRSVPSAFVRGGVEEDRELELALARSAVEFEQNFPVAYPQPGIASSPPRSGSWGQTPIQTQSESQQDQQRSFATALHQRYDPSLSRSRREVDPEVDALWQQFESTDVHLEPSMGANAGAGTGAGVRESERGNGRKKKEKGKKLILGGGGRRA
- a CDS encoding carboxypeptidase D, putative — protein: MWSKVVTTALLAIALGSVIEAASDPSALRGRGPAALAAKEAKKEAPANNASNSDASKMEKCRALLERHPKRKFYNNRTSEFLIESLPEVPFDLGEVYSGLIPIDYNNQSEALFFVFQPKLGEDSDDLTIWLNGGPGCSSLEGWFQENGLWTWQPGTYAPVINPYSWVNLTNMLWVEQPIGTGFSIGTPKATTEEEIAQDFIKWFKNFQDTFGIKNFKIYVTGESYAGRYVPYIGAAMLDAQDKTYYNLSGALMYDPTIGESVFVQEQITTYPFVEANANLFNFNKTTMAELKDLHEFCGYKEYIERYLTFPPTENQPPLFFDYYDFDNITCAIFDIVNNMALRINPCFDIYEINLMCPLLWDVLGMPTQLSYAPGGIYFNRSDVKAAIHAPEHIDWTACATRAVFVGGIEQGPQGRGDLSLDPIQKVLPQVIEATNRVLISNGDYDMVIITNGTLLAIQNMTWNGYLGFQSPPSEDIFIDIVDTQWSSIFESNGFDGYPGPQGVMGIQHYERGLMWAETFQSGHMQPQYQPRSSYRHLQWLLRHVDRL
- a CDS encoding protein-binding protein, putative, coding for MPIRYISQKLAQQIDVELMSASGAFSLDQLMELAGLSCAQALAKSFPPTKHKHVMVACGPGNQGGDGLVAARHLHHFSYTPTVYLPKPSSKDFLQRLVKQCENLNIPILKDVDAFQTELAKSDVILDAIFGFSFQPPLRKPFDQVLKAIKGVSKKIPIVSVDIPSGWSVTDGPQPLWTEEDDKGGKEMIETFEPEVLVSLTAPKEGVKAFKGQHWLGGRFVPDELGKKHELNIPPYEGIDQVVELPRNH
- a CDS encoding glutathione transferase, putative → MMSSADAPPCDALARRPPVTVESFAMTGWHGSVAACFNPFLHLPCLIPLYSTMPHQITLHHLDLSRSDRIFWTLEELNLPYDVRVHFRLPTRSAPPSLHKVSPLGRAPALILDDKLLTESAYIIHTLLSLPEVQQAAQKGEIDVQVENTNDDVFWSHFAEASMMNLLQGMATVGATSQGWLSGKVPGLPEMSEDEKKGIQKYSSWLQDGYFRPNIQSTIDFAENFLAKQDAPFFSGTSKPGEGDFMMFFAINSFLGGSRADMGFKVGPNLKKWYDTVLSRPAGKKALKRLKQEEESAKAKI
- a CDS encoding expressed protein; the encoded protein is MLGRTSNTLRAVPRCAPQLGRTVAPAHAVSRPLLAFSFSTSRKIDHPHHAQIIPSLRNYATEASTVDTTIEPKVVQEDASQEEEATEDVLIPQLSSWTGLGVSLPILKQLAKGFPHVQDPTPAQRLFLLAVLSGNEVYLRDAMGRGKTLALAIAALELALRPSPRGKSKGNSPKVMILVPTPHLAHQIFSHLQTLSPYSSSSSSSPLFSLLSPKTLLAKGEKSPAWALPDTPIIISTAKIAVQFNLDTPQLTHIFLDEPDTMVGSLPSRHATSRDLYRHPLIRHPPPIVHAITQLLGITITRDGTLDFAKRRNGINTVWTSATMGREFKRFVKTRGWVRRGNRVVDLDFSPSASDNKRLIRERLLQAIGVSPNDGPQLGKSAKGKGEKKGQEQKEPEHHVILIDHETGDFAPLTPTSDLTGFTSQPKDQLASSSSSSQGYILETLALLHATSPPPPGKYALALPPEGTSLDQLGEALASLGVSTSLLTPEVLRIGIPPVAEGVAPPILLAARSSVTGLHLPQLQTVYMLGGLDVQGLSQAQRKNKGVGERMGFYDTVTGRLGRLGTDAVVDASVGEGGEGETQKVVSLVLAGSEEHDKLAKMFFGDAKGNKEDGEIEVVKRKKLSEWDMESLNQILEQELQDERTSTN